One region of Cucurbita pepo subsp. pepo cultivar mu-cu-16 chromosome LG03, ASM280686v2, whole genome shotgun sequence genomic DNA includes:
- the LOC111789998 gene encoding uncharacterized protein At3g03773-like: protein MSSRNPEVLWAQRSDKVYLTVALPDAKDISVKCEPHGLFSFSAKGLQGASFDFSLELFGSIVPEGCKTKVGLRNIICSVQKEQKGWWKRLLKTEEKPAPYLKVDWNKWCDEDESDSALTSDDDLADMGLDDGSGEDGGMLYLPDLKKVGGI, encoded by the exons ATGAG TAGTCGTAATCCGGAGGTTCTATGGGCTCAGCGTTCGGATAAGGTTTATCTGACCGTTGCTTTACCTGATGCCAAAGATATTTCTGTGAAGTGTGAACCTCATGGGTTATTTAGCTTCTCTGCAAAGGGGCTGCAAGGTGCATCTTTTGACTTCAGTTTGGAACTTTTTGGGTCCATAGTGCCTGAG GGCTGTAAAACTAAGGTTGGCTTGAGGAACATAATTTGCTCCGtccaaaaagaacagaaaggTTGGTGGAAACGGCTCTTGAAAACGGAAGAAAAACCTGCTCCATACTTGAAGGTTGACTGGAACAAATGGTGTGATGAGGATGAATCAGACT CTGCTTTAACTTCTGATGACGACCTTGCG GATATGGGCCTAGATGATGGAAGCGGCGAGGATGGAGGAATGCTCT ATCTCCCCGACTTGAAAAAAGTAGGAGGAATCTAG